The proteins below are encoded in one region of Saccharomyces kudriavzevii IFO 1802 strain IFO1802 genome assembly, chromosome: 5:
- the SKDI05G2160 gene encoding uncharacterized protein (similar to Saccharomyces cerevisiae YER137C; ancestral locus Anc_8.173), with protein sequence MSKTPNKSGDDIVRLSQAMDALAKLIISKQKDGSQLQVEYTHKLKELENVINLLLGLNEGTGDSVMDTGALDVKLRNSIEVLEKGDQKYVLIPIKPREGGGSTRAAWNATTKKSSNKKKNRIKCSFCHQPGHTRAHCEVRLAIPPKE encoded by the coding sequence ATGTCGAAGACACCAAACAAATCTGGGGATGATATTGTCAGATTATCACAAGCTATGGATGCCCTAGCCAAGTTGAtcatttcaaaacaaaaagatgGATCTCAACTACAAGTGGAGTATACGCATAAACTAAAAGAGTTGGAAAATGTCATCAACCTGCTCCTGGGCCTGAATGAAGGCACCGGAGACAGTGTGATGGACACTGGCGCCCTTGACGTAAAACTGCGGAACAGCATAGAGGTTTTGGAAAAAGGTGATCAAAAATATGTTCTGATACCAATAAAACCCAGGGAAGGAGGCGGGTCAACGAGAGCTGCTTGGAATGCAACCACCAAGAAGAGCAgtaataagaaaaaaaataggaTAAAGTGTTCGTTTTGTCACCAGCCTGGCCACACAAGAGCTCATTGCGAGGTGAGATTGGCCATACCGCCCAAGGAATAA